The region AGCGACGGCCTCTTCCGCATCCGCCAGCTGACCGACGGGGGTGAGATTGAAGGCCGGGAGCTTGAGGCCTTGCCTAAGGGGTGAGGAATGCGTCTGAAGCTAAGACCTGTGTCCGAGGTAAGGCCGCTCTGGATCCCGCATCGAGTGCGGGAAGACGGTTTGTGGGTGGCGCAGAGGCAGAGTATCACCACCTCCCCAATGTCATGCCGGACTTGATCCGGCATCCAGCCGGGAAGACACCACACTCTCGGAACCTGCCGTTTCTGGACCCCGGCTCTGCGCGGCGCTTGGCCGGGGTGACAGTTGGTGGGAGTTGCAAAGGCGCAGAGCACCCCCAAACCCCTACGCGTTCACCAGAGACAGGGCCACCCGGCGGAAGGCTTCCTGCATCTGGGTGGCTAGGGTGGGGTCGGTGATGCAGTCATCTATGGCTTCGTCCATGCAGGTGAGCCAGGTTTCCGCGTGCTCTTTGGTGACGTCCACATGTTTGTGCATCAGCCTGACATTCATGTGGCCGTATTTTTCCTTGTAGTAATGGGGGCCGCCGAAGAAGCCGCAGAGGAAATTGAACTGCTCGATGCGGGCATGGGCCAGGCCGTGGCCGTCGAAATGCAGCTCAAGCAGGCTCCGGGCCTGGGGGCGGGTTTCCATGATGTCATAGAACCGCTCTGCCAGAGCCCGGATTCTGTCTTCGCCAATGCGGCTGTACAAGGTTGCTGTCATCGTCAGGTGTCCATGACTTTCAGAGAGGCTTCAGGGGGCTTGTAGTCTCACGCACCCCCTGCCCGTTCAGTCGTCAGGCCAGAATCCGGGTGATGTTTCGGAACCATCATCGTATTCGGAGAGGAAGTCCACGACCATGTCGCGGTAGCCGATGAGGCCCTTGTATTCGGCGAGTTCTGTTGGCAGGTCGCGGAGGACCCGGTGGAAGCGGCGGGCCCATTTGGGCTGTGTTACCAGCTCGTCCATCTTGATCAGATAGCAGCGGATGGGGAACAACAGGCCGTTTGAGCGGGGCAGGCGCCAGAAGCTCTGCAGCTCCACCCGCAGATGGGCTTTCTGACCCACATTGTCGCGGTTGATGCTGGTTTTTTCGATGCCCCATTTGGCATAGTTTTCCGGGCTGGTATCAAGGCGCGGATTGATCGTCATGGTCCAGTTCAGCCGCCGGGCCGGCTGGCCATGCTGAATGCTGGTGAGGAACTTCAGCGCCCGGACAAAAATGCCCTTCTCATGGGCTAGCGGCACCGGGGCGTGCCACTCGAAGAAGTTCATGCCGATATCGAAATCCAGCGACCAGTCGGCCTGTGTGGTGACCATGCCCGCATCCATCCACAGATTGCCCTCGCGCTGGTCGAGCACGGCAAAATCGCCCTGGGTCTGGCGGGTGATGTATTCCATCGGGCCGCAGGGCAAGGTGGTCTCGTCACCGAAGGTGAAGGTCTGGTTGATCCCGAGCGGCCTGTTGACCCAGTGCCAGATGGTGCCGTCCTTGGTGAGCGAGAACAGCTCGGGATAATCCTTGGCCTTCTCGGTCATGATCAGCTCAAGCGTATCCCAGCCGGCCAGCGTCATATGCGGCAGAGACTGGCAGCGCAGCGGGTCTTCGGAAAGAACAATCTCCCGGTCGGCCATTTCAGAGACATAGTGCTCGTCCACATCAAACGAGTTCTCATAGGCTGACCCGGCTCTGCCCCGTGTGTGCGGTTCCATATTGACCGCATACATGTAGCTGTCCTTGTCAAAGGGGAAGGGAAAGCGCCTGATCTGTTCCGGACTGTTGGAAAAGGTGTAGTCGTCGCGGAAGGTTTCTGTTTTGAAGTTGATGGTCATTGACCCCTCCTATCGGTCAAGTGTCAATGTGGAGCCGTCAAAGCGCGAGACGCAGGGCATGATTTTGCTGCCCGCCGCGCGCTCCTCGTCGCTCAGCCAGTGGTCGTTGTGCTCAAGGGTGCCGTCGCAGGAGACAATGGCTGTCTCGCACTGGCCGCAGGCCCCGCCCCGGCAGAGGAAGGGGGCGTCAACACCGGCGGCCTCAATCGCTTCAAGTAGGCTCTGCTGGGCGCTCACTTCAATGGTGATGCC is a window of Coralliovum pocilloporae DNA encoding:
- a CDS encoding group II truncated hemoglobin, giving the protein MTATLYSRIGEDRIRALAERFYDIMETRPQARSLLELHFDGHGLAHARIEQFNFLCGFFGGPHYYKEKYGHMNVRLMHKHVDVTKEHAETWLTCMDEAIDDCITDPTLATQMQEAFRRVALSLVNA
- a CDS encoding heme-dependent oxidative N-demethylase family protein → MTINFKTETFRDDYTFSNSPEQIRRFPFPFDKDSYMYAVNMEPHTRGRAGSAYENSFDVDEHYVSEMADREIVLSEDPLRCQSLPHMTLAGWDTLELIMTEKAKDYPELFSLTKDGTIWHWVNRPLGINQTFTFGDETTLPCGPMEYITRQTQGDFAVLDQREGNLWMDAGMVTTQADWSLDFDIGMNFFEWHAPVPLAHEKGIFVRALKFLTSIQHGQPARRLNWTMTINPRLDTSPENYAKWGIEKTSINRDNVGQKAHLRVELQSFWRLPRSNGLLFPIRCYLIKMDELVTQPKWARRFHRVLRDLPTELAEYKGLIGYRDMVVDFLSEYDDGSETSPGFWPDD